One genomic window of Phoenix dactylifera cultivar Barhee BC4 chromosome 6, palm_55x_up_171113_PBpolish2nd_filt_p, whole genome shotgun sequence includes the following:
- the LOC103714693 gene encoding pentatricopeptide repeat-containing protein At1g05750, chloroplastic: MTSAIPQPLGALSSRKPLSLSSVDRTQWSPPQCVVSWTASIARVARRGLLLDAAFAFSGMLSAGVQPNHVTLVTLLSACADFPSSSYALPLGRALHAHALKCRPVPSRCGGVHDPLVLATALVDLYAKCGRADLARGVFERMPVKNLVSCNTMIAGYMRNGDVDQAISMFNEMPNRDRVSWTAVIDGCVKNGLLDEALEHFREMQLFKIDPDYVTLIAVIAVCADLGALAQGLWVHRYAMRRDFRNNVRLGNSLIDLYSRCGRVDFAHQLFERMPKRTLVSWNSMIVGFASNGCCREALEHFDMMRRAGFEPDGVSFTGVLTACSHAGLVDEGFMYYDLMRKDYEIPVRVEHYGCVVDLLGRAGRLEEAMHVVEGMPMRPNDVVLGSLLAACRMHGDVWLAERLMGYLVELEPECDSNYVLLSNMYAAIGRWEGVGEVRNKMKAIGIKKRPGFSQVEVNCDVHEFVAGDRSHPQSDDIYQMLNLLGLQMKLNGYDPQATMDIPWACE, encoded by the coding sequence ATGACGTCCGCCATCCCCCAGCCTCTTGGGGCTCTCTCCTCTCGAAAGCCTCTTAGTCTATCTTCCGTTGATCGAACACAATGGAGCCCTCCACAATGCGTCGTCTCGTGGACCGCTTCCATCGCCCGTGTCGCCCGGCGTGGCCTTCTCCTCGACGCCGCCTTCGCTTTCTCTGGCATGCTTTCCGCTGGCGTCCAGCCCAACCATGTCACCCTGGTCACCCTCCTCTCCGCGTGCGCCGACTTCCCGTCCTCCTCCTACGCCCTCCCTCTGGGCCGCGCCCTCCACGCTCACGCCCTCAAGTGCCGGCCCGTCCCTAGCCGCTGCGGCGGCGTTCACGATCCGCTTGTCCTCGCCACTGCCCTCGTCGACTTGTATGCTAAGTGCGGCCGGGCGGACCTTGCTCGCGGAGTGTTCGAACGAATGCCCGTTAAAAACCTGGTCTCTTGTAACACTATGATCGCCGGGTACATGAGGAACGGCGATGTTGATCAGGCTATCTCTATGTTTAACGAAATGCCAAACAGGGACAGGGTGTCTTGGACGGCAGTGATCGATGGTTGCGTTAAGAATGGCCTCCTCGACGAGGCACTGGAACATTTTCGAGAAATGCAGCTCTTTAAGATTGATCCTGATTACGTCACGCTTATTGCGGTGATCGCTGTTTGTGCTGATCTTGGAGCACTTGCGCAGGGGCTCTGGGTCCACCGCTATGCTATGCGCCGAGATTTCCGGAACAATGTTAGGCTGGGAAATTCTCTCATAGACTTGTACTCGAGATGCGGACGGGTGGATTTTGCTCACCAACTGTTTGAACGAATGCCTAAGAGAACTCTGGTTTCATGGAATTCGATGATTGTTGGCTTTGCAAGCAATGGGTGCTGCAGGGAGGCTCTTGAGCACTTCGATATGATGCGTAGGGCAGGGTTTGAGCCCGACGGAGTTAGTTTCACAGGTGTGCTTACTGCCTGCAGCCACGCTGGTTTGGTAGATGAAGGTTTCATGTACTATGATCTCATGAGGAAAGATTATGAGATTCCTGTGAGGGTTGAGCACTATGGATGTGTGGTGGATCTTCTTGGCCGAGCTGGGCGGTTGGAGGAGGCAATGCACGTTGTGGAAGGTATGCCGATGAGGCCAAATGACGTGGTGCTGGGTTCTCTACTGGCTGCTTGTAGAATGCATGGGGATGTTTGGTTGGCAGAGAGGCTGATGGGATACCTTGTCGAGTTGGAGCCTGAATGTGATTCGAATTATGTGCTCTTGTCAAATATGTATGCTGCAATTGGGAGGTGGGAAGGTGTGGGTGAAGTCCGGAACAAAATGAAGGCTATTGGGATTAAGAAGAGACCGGGTTTCAGTCAAGTGGAGGTTAATTGTGATGTTCATGAGTTTGTGGCTGGAGATAGGTCACACCCACAGTCTGACGACATTTATCAGATGCTTAACCTGCTTGGACTTCAAATGAAGCTAAATGGCTATGACCCCCAAGCTACTATGGACATACCATGGGCCTGCGAGTGA